GACGCTTTACAACTCTATGGAGCTGGCGCAATTGTAAACTTGACTTCTGTTAGAGATGGTAATACTATCAACTATAAATTGATACTACCTAACGGGCCAGTTATAGTGGGATTTTGGCAAGATTTTCCTGCTAAACAAGCAGGAGTACAAGTTGAAGATACAATAATAATGCTGAATGGAGTCCGAGTTTCGTCATTAAAAGAGTTTGAAAATACCCTCTCATCTATGGATCCTGGAGATATTATAACTTTAACTATCGAACGAGGGATTACACCACTGAATTATACGATGGCATTGGCAAGTAATCCCCAGAACAGTTCTCAGCCAGTACTTGGTGTCATGTTAACAGATCCTTCTGGAAGTCATGGCATCAGATATGCGGGGCTAAATGATATATTAAACGAATATAGGCCTTTTGGTTCTACATCACCATTATTTTACTTTCTTCTTCCCACTTTGGCTCCATATAACGTTCCATTTTCCGATGTGATGATTAATTTCTATACATCTAGTTTAGGCAATGCATTATATCCATTAACCAACCTACTCTTTTGGATATGGTTTATTAACATCAACTTAGCGATATTCAATACTCTTCCAATATACCCTTTAGATGGAGGAGTAGCCTTCAGAGTATTTTTACGTGCAATAGCAAAAAAAAGATTAAGCGAGAAAGTAATTAAAAGAATCACTGGTGGAGTTACAATAGCAATGATCTCCTTAGTAGTATTAATGCTAGCTGTCCCATACTTATGATAAGATGATAATTGATATACAACTATTATCTATTTATTAGGATTCAAATGGAATGTAGGATAATAATCACCACCTATTCAGATAAATTAAATGCTGAGAAGATTGCAAGAGATTCGATCGAAGCGAATTTGGCTGCATGTATAAATATTATAAAAGTAAGATCGATTTATACTTGGAAAGGAAAAATCGAAGAAATGGACGAGTTCTTGACACTTTTCAAAACCACAGAAAAAGGCGTAAATAGGTTAAAGGATTTCATTAGAAAGAACCACACCTATGAAGTTCCTGAGATAATAGAGATTACCCCGCAGTATATAGACCCTAAGTACTTATTATGGCTGACTGAGAATGTAAGTGCTAGATGAAATATAAGCTCATTAGACTTGTGATTTTAGTGAGAATCTAAGTAGGGCGATAATACCGCCCATTCCCATAACTTGAGAACCAGTATCGGTAGATGAATCTATCAAATAACCTTTCCCACCGAATGTCTCGACGGAGTTTAATAACTCAGCAAGATCGTTCTCATCGATACCATATTCAAAAATTTTATCAGACACTAAGACAAGGTCCACTGCACCTAACTTGCCCGCTTCTTTAACTTCATTAAAGGTAAATGCTACCCTATCATCACCATCAGCTATCCTTTTTATGAATTGCTCTAATAATACGGTTACAAGTGCAAGCTTGCTTCCTTTAATGTATTCTCGAAGCTGAGGTGAGCGAAGTGTCATATAAACACCATCATCACCTGCTATATCTATGCCATCTATGATCTTTACATGGTCTGCCAAACCACCCTTCTGTTTAGATATGAAGTTGATAAAGGAATTTTTGATATTTCCAGGTCCAGCTACAAATATCTCTGTGCAAGATCTATAAATTGATAGTATTGTCTGTATTACCTTTTTATAATACGGATTTGTTGATCTTTCCTTTATATTGTAATGCTTACCTTCTAACCCTGACTCTATGGTTGGAAGTAATTGGAGATGAGTTCCCTGTACTAAGCCTACGCCCGCGTCCCTTCTATCTAATGCTACGATCATAAAACGTTTTATTGCTTTCTCGCACTCCTTTATTATGCGTAAATCTGTCTCTTTCCAACGATCCTTTTGAAGCCACAGTTTATAATTGGGAGTTGCTACAATAGAATGAAAACCTTTAGTCAAGATGTCTTCTGGCATTTCTAAAATCTTACCAAAGATCCTAAGTCTGCCAAAACTACTATCCAACTTAGTTCTTTCGACTCTCAATGTTACCTTGACTTTTACTCGTTCACCTTTATTTGGTCGAACATACGTGCCTGTACGTTTGATGATTCTGGAAGTTTCTCCAGAGATTATATCCCCAGATGTTATAATCCTCTTTAAACACCAAAGATCGTCTACATCTTCGATGGTAAGTAATGCTATTCCTTTTTTTAAGTTGAATTTGTGAATGATCATTTACGTTGAGTAAAAACTACTCTATTCCAAACTCATTAAAAGTCTTTAATAATAAATCAGCTTGATTACTTTTTATATCTCCTATGCGGTGCCCTACAATTGCTTGAATGCCTATCTTTGAGGCTGAATCAATTAAGCGTTGTGTTATTATTCCATCGAAGATTATGTACTTTGATCCCTCAACATTCTCCAACCGTTGCACAAGTTCATTGATTGGGGATTTCATGATCTGACTGAAGTTTTCGTCTAGTATTATAGCTTCTAATGTGTTGTTGATCTTAGGGAAAAATTCAGAGACCTTTTCAGATAGTTGTTCGTGATAATCTGCACTAATTTTTTTAATAGGTAGTTCTTCCATCTCCTTTTTTAATATGT
This genomic interval from Candidatus Methylarchaceae archaeon HK02M2 contains the following:
- a CDS encoding site-2 protease family protein, producing MTKNGLAEGEIKRVEITFPFILIRTKKGLSIIESIGQFEFIKKIGWILLYIFPIVSVIGFYLILWAVVSFISNTALRDFAREITPLANLLIPGINPYLPIVYGWIGLIVAMIVHEGAHGILARSLRIPVKSSGVILLLVLPIGAFVDVDEKELQKAKARDSGRVLAAGPGSNIITGLIALLGLLLVLSSMAPIANGVGVIGIVENSPAQKTGIELNDIIIRVDDFSVTSASDFEDALQLYGAGAIVNLTSVRDGNTINYKLILPNGPVIVGFWQDFPAKQAGVQVEDTIIMLNGVRVSSLKEFENTLSSMDPGDIITLTIERGITPLNYTMALASNPQNSSQPVLGVMLTDPSGSHGIRYAGLNDILNEYRPFGSTSPLFYFLLPTLAPYNVPFSDVMINFYTSSLGNALYPLTNLLFWIWFININLAIFNTLPIYPLDGGVAFRVFLRAIAKKRLSEKVIKRITGGVTIAMISLVVLMLAVPYL
- a CDS encoding divalent-cation tolerance protein CutA; protein product: MECRIIITTYSDKLNAEKIARDSIEANLAACINIIKVRSIYTWKGKIEEMDEFLTLFKTTEKGVNRLKDFIRKNHTYEVPEIIEITPQYIDPKYLLWLTENVSAR
- a CDS encoding mRNA surveillance protein pelota — encoded protein: MIIHKFNLKKGIALLTIEDVDDLWCLKRIITSGDIISGETSRIIKRTGTYVRPNKGERVKVKVTLRVERTKLDSSFGRLRIFGKILEMPEDILTKGFHSIVATPNYKLWLQKDRWKETDLRIIKECEKAIKRFMIVALDRRDAGVGLVQGTHLQLLPTIESGLEGKHYNIKERSTNPYYKKVIQTILSIYRSCTEIFVAGPGNIKNSFINFISKQKGGLADHVKIIDGIDIAGDDGVYMTLRSPQLREYIKGSKLALVTVLLEQFIKRIADGDDRVAFTFNEVKEAGKLGAVDLVLVSDKIFEYGIDENDLAELLNSVETFGGKGYLIDSSTDTGSQVMGMGGIIALLRFSLKSQV